In the genome of Chroicocephalus ridibundus unplaced genomic scaffold, bChrRid1.1 SCAFFOLD_37, whole genome shotgun sequence, the window TAATGATTCACTATAGAAGAGTGCAGGTTTGGGAGGCGGGGCAGCGTGTGGAGGACTGTCTCAGTGGCGTACTCTGAAGTAGTTGAAAAAGTGAAATCTTTAATCCATAGTAGTCAAAGTAATGATACTTACATTAAACTTTATGAAGTTTTGAACAACAGAAAGAGTAATTCATGTCCTTGGTAATAtgttttttttgtacttttaaatttattcttttttttgcaaCATTAACACGATCTTTTGTGAGCTATTTGGGGGAGAAAAGAGATAATTACCCCATATAAACTGCTAGAATATAAAGTATATTTGAACAGCCGTGCAACTATGATCTGTTTTCTGCAAGGCTGAGCATTTTAATAAGCCTTAAAAGCACCATAAGAACAGTTTGGATAGGTTGCTCTTGTCAATTACCAAAGTCTGTGTGGATCCAGGCTACACTGGTCAATCTTACCATTGTAGAAAGTCGTTTGAACATGCTTGGTCTCTGTGACAGATTCAGCACTCTTGAGATTGGTGTCTAGGTAATGCTAGTTTTTCAATTCACGTGGACAGTTGGTCTGCTCAGAACTGAACTGCATGTCTTGGTAAGCATGGAGGCAAGTAGTGTGGGTATTTCTTAACCTCCTCAGTAGAGGACAGAATTTGTTACCTAGTGATCTTTAAGGTATCTTTCCCCACCTTCCAAAAGGGTGTGGAAATAGCAGCTGTCTCTTGTGTATTATTTCAGTAGTGAGAGTTGGTTGCTCAGAATGCTGAGACTCGTGTTTGATTTTTCCATAGAGGATGATACTAAAGCTGTTCTGGAGCATGCTTTGACAAACAGTGTAAACAGTGTTTTGGGAGGatatatttttctcattgttAAAACAGTTCAATTccaataaatactttaaaattaattgcacCTAAAAGAAGGCACATAGACTCTGtttgtgtgatttttaaaattactttgttctAAAATACTTAGTCAATGGAATGGACTCCTACTTTTGGGGGCAGAAGGGAAGTTTTTAAGCTCTGATGATTGCTCTAAGATTCCAATTTATCTAATTTATCAATTAGATTTCAATTGAATTCTAATAGAATTCAATTTCTCTTGAATAGAATTTCTCTAATAGAATTTCAATAGAATTCTAATCAATCAATTATCAAATTTATCTAATATCTGAGAAAGGTAAAAACAGCTGATGATGTAGGGACTGAAAGCCTGCTAGATTTTAATGGAAACAATAAGCATCTGTTAAGAAGGGTATATGGAACATAGTTGGATTTTGTGTTTGTATTACACTTGGATagtgtatttgtatttcttttttccatgaaCTTGTGAGTAATAGCATTAAAGATGTATTTTGTGCAGAAGGATTCAAAAAATACTGCTAGCAGGTGGTATCCCAGACCACTAAGGAATGAGAACTTACTTATTTTGAGTACACCCAAATTAATGCCATTATTTCTGCAATTGACTGTTGAAAAATAATATCTTGTAAAGCTGTTcttaaacagcattttttaatatataaatctGAGGATGCTCATGGCTGATTTATATTGGATCAAACTACACAGGGTGGAATGCTATGTGCTTCGCACAAATGCAAGCGATACCAAGGCAGGATCGAAGGCAAGATAAAAATGCTAACACACTTACTGTGTTCTGACCTGGTGATTCAAATGCAaactcttaacttttttttttcctacccatcTGCCTTTTTCTGCTCACTTCATTTTGgttgagggaaaggaaaaaacaaaagtgtaGCAATTATGAGGATgttcagcttctctgctttttactTGACCATACGTACTGTCTTAAAGCTCAAGACCTTCTACCTTGGCAGCATATTAAAGCATTCTTAAGGGCTTAGCAGTAGTACACAGGATGCTACATTGAGTCCTGCAAAAAGAGATAATACCTAACCTTTTGATAAACAAAAGCACTAACTACAAGATGGGATTTGTTTCATCAGAGTACTACTGAGTCTACCTGATACAGTCATCCAAATGCTCTGCTTCCCACTAGGTTTTTCTTAATGGTGCCAGTCTGACCTCTCTGTCTTGTAGGTACTGTTTAGataaaagtattatttcattCATGACCATTTATATACCCTAATGCCTGCCTGAGCAGTAATgttagaggagaaaaaggagaaagaaagaaagaaaagcactgaagCTGCCTATGATGGTTTTGTGCTTCCCTAACAAAATGGCCTGCAGATGACTGGCTACAACAAATAAGCAGTGCCAGGTGTGTCCTGAAATAAGGGAGTGGGGCAAAACTTAGAAAGTTTTCCTAAGTTTTATTAGGTAGGAGTGATTTCTGACTATATGACTCTCAGGCACTTAAAATCTCTTGATGTTTCCACTTTCTTTAGTGTTGCTATTTAAAACATTGTCAGCATGGTTCCTTTGCAAGTGCCGTCACCATACCAAAATTTTTTATGAGTTGCCTTAAAAAGGACCCTCTAAAACACAAAAGCACCGTCTAAAATCATGAAAGATTTTGTAGTTGTGTCACCACCACATCAGCGTTTGGTTATGGCCTGAAATAATGGGTGTCTtatggtttgggttgtttttttttttcttcctcacgaTTGCTTTTGCTGAGCAATATGGATAGATAGATCCTTCCATAGAATACGGTTGTTcaggtaaaaaaggaaaaaggaaaaaaaaaggggggggcgggaaCCTGTATGGTCATCAGTGGGATGTTCTGGAGGGACTTAGCTTGTTTCAGACAGACTGAAGAGAAAGATCAGAATATTGTTATTAAGTAGCCATCAAAATACAAAGTGGAAGTACTCTCTGTGCTGGTGAATATTCAGTTCCTCTTGCACTCTGGGTATTGTAAGTCCAGTGTAATGAACCTCCACAGCGTTAGCCccgaacttttttttttttgtaaaaggtaCTTAGTCTAAGCAATGCTGATTATCATGACTtgctcttttttgctgtttttactATTGTTTTACTCAGAGGATagcaaaagatttatttttcttaatttcatagCAGCAACAACAAATTGCTTTTGTGACTAGACTGTTTTTCCATCTTGTCAAAGTAGTCCCACTTCAAACTATGATTTGCAATAGAGACTTGGGAGGGCATGTGAAGATTCAGGCCGGATAGTTATCTCTTACATTAATACAAGCTCTTAAAAATGCTGAACAACTTGTTGCATCAACAAGTTCAGATTTAAGGTGGGCCAGATCATGGTTTTATCATTCTAATTgacatattttttctgaaatgatcCCACAATACACAATGATAAGGCAAGATTAGAGGGGAAAATGTTACAAGTAAAAAGAGAGCACTTAACTCTTTTCAGGCATGCAAGGGAAAATGACACAGAAATTTTGAAACTATTGTCCCATGGCACAAGAATAGCACAAGATACTCttgaatttgttttaatattgcaGGACAAGCATTTGGAGTCAGTTTGTGTTCCAATCCAAGTACTTTAAAGTTCATCTGAATTTGACCATAGATGGGATTAAGGGTATAATCAGGATTTAAGGATTGCATCTTTAtaattttcctgcttcttttgtcCTTGCATTACTTACAAAGCTCTGCAGCCCTTGCATGCAGTGACACTATTGTTGATTCTACTTGATTGTAGAGTAAGAGGATGTGACAACTGCTGATCAGTGTGGTAGCACTGCAAAGTGGCAGCTGAGAGCAAATTCTTCCTGGTTTAATGTGTTCAAAGTTATTTTCCctcatattagaaaaaaaaaaaccaacaacaaacaaacaagacctCAAGGCCAAAACTACTATCCATACTTCTGCCTGCAGACATTAGCAAAAATACAGTAGAATCTTTTTTTGCAGTAGTCCCTAAGCTTTATTCAGAAGCCAGGTTCACAGTCCTTTCAATTAAAGGATCTAATTTGTATTGGCAGACCAAGATTGCTGGAGTAAAAAACTGTAAAGGCCTGAATATAATCTGAAACTCTTCAGTAGGTTTCCATATAGTATCTACTGAGTACTGCATCTTCATAGCCTTAGCTATGTAAAATACCTTGCAGGGTATTAACTAGGATAGTGGCTTCCTGAACAGCTATAGTTTCAGATATCTTTGGAGAACAAATTCTGTGAGTTACTGAATTGATGTGATGAGAATAAATGCAAGGCTTTTCTTCCCTCCATAGATAGAACTTTTTGAGTTCAAGGGTGAGGATCTCACTGATGATGAAGATGGTGGCATCATCCGAAGAATCCGTAAAAAAGGAGAAGGCTACTCCAAGCCCAACGAGGGTGCGCTTGTAGAGAGTAAGTATGTTACGCAAATAGTAAATGGGTTTACCATGTGAGAGGGCAGAACCTTTTTTCCAACCTACAGCTCCTTGCCCTGAGAGGAgtatctgtcttctcttttcctttatcaGGTAACTTAACCTTGAGTTATCTTTCATTCTCTTATTTCTAGCAAGGTTTATGTTTTCCAGCAGCAACTGTGTTCTCCAGAGATACTGAATCTGATAAAGTacttttctgatgaaaaatgttGGATGAGTCTAGTAAAGTATTTCCACAAGAGCGAAAGCAGTTCTGGCGCTTGttggagtggaaaaaaatacttacatatagatgaaccaaaaaaaaaagggtgtttatTAAGTTTAGCAGCAGAAGTTCTATTTGCTGCCAGTGGCCACCATGCATAGGCAgctgttaaaagagaaaagactgtTCAGTTGGAGACTTTGGCTCTCCCTGTATTACCTGTGCTACCTGCCCCTTGCCACACGTGgatatattctgatttttctcttggttggtgtgtgtttttgttaCCAGTCCAGTTTGAAGGCCGATATGGAGATCGCGTTTTTGACAGGCGAGAATTGCGATTTGAGATTGGAGAAGGTGACAACTATGATCTTCCTCATGGTCTGGAGAAAGCAATTCAAAAAATGGAGAAATTGGAGGAATCTGTGTTCTATCTCAAACCCAAGTATGCTGTTTCTGATCTTTTGATACTTGAAGGGCTTACACTAAGCATCTGGCAAGAATGACGTGTTTTGTTATAATGCCTTTCGCGTTTCTTTCAGTGCCGTAGCAAAAACTTTCAGCCCCAAAAGTTTGATGTATGAGAAGCATGCAGCTAAGATCATTTTGCCACTAGGTTTTGAAGTAGTAGCATTCCAAAAGAAATGTACTTAAGACCCCGTAGTGTTAATCTtgatgaatgttaaaaaaaaaatattgttgttgtCTTTAACTTAAATTTTTGTCGTCCCTCTTAATGAAACAGTACTTACTGTGCATATAAAGATACCTAAAAAACAGCCTCAGAATAAAAAGAGGTAGCTGGTCCTTAGGTAACATGGTTAGTAAAGAGTATCAGAAATCCTTTGTCAGTAGAAAATGTTCACTGGTATTCTGAAAGCCTTTTGgaaaaagaccttcaagatccCTGTGAGATAGAAGGCAGAGTTATATCCAAACCTTGGACCACTATAAGAACTCTCTGAAACAAAGAACAGCTAACTGAGATGTATGATTGCCCGACATTGTAACCTTAAACAGTCTTGGATGtaagcagaattttttctttatagtGAGAACACATCCAAAACAAATGGAGTTTGCACTGATTGTTTCCATCAAACTTTAAtccatttcagtttttattttaagttttttttcaaCTGGAACTGAACCTGATggtagaagaaaagcagagcaatcTGATCTTGAGGGTTTTCCTACTGATACCCAGCTTCTTACTGGAGTTGCAGTGCAGCCTTTCTATAGGCATTTACTGTTATCAGCTGATTGGCAGTATGTGAAGTGTACAGCTGTTCATTTAATCTCTGTATTTATCGTTGTCTTTGGTTTTCTGAGAACAGTACTAACACACAGGTACTCTGAAGGAAACATCCAGTCTCAGACCATGAATATAAAGCAAGATGTGTATAACTtgaaagtattctttttttccttgatggaGAGataacttgcttttctttcatttaagcttaaaaaaaaacaaaaaagaataggAACTACTAACCTAGAGATTAACAAAATTAAACCcgggtttcttcagctttcttctgcCATGTGCTTGCTAATTTTGGACTAGTGCCTAGAATTCTTCAAGCCCTTTATGTCTTGTTATAATGCTCTATAGGCATCCCAGATTTGCATAGCGTTTTTGCCTCCAGCTTCCTATGCAGTAAATATGGCTGGCTGGATAGTTTTGGAactccttgtttcttttccttctttccattccCCCTGTCTTACAGTTACGGTTTTGGAAGTGCTGGGAAAGAGAAATTTCAGATCCCTCCAGATGCAGAGCTCCAGTATGAAGTGAAACtcaaaagctttgaaaaggtAGGAATGAGAGATGAAGTCCCAAAGAGAttgggaggtgggggaaggggtGTGAGTGCAGCTTAAACAAGGACGATGGAATCCCTGAACGTTGATCTGAAATAGGGAAGCCACTCTTGTCAGAGATGATAAGACACCACGAGCTCTTGGCTGAAATTGTCCTTGTTCTTACTGCATCCCTGTCTGTTGCCATCAGCGTTTCTCCTGCACTAGCCCAGTTTCCAGCAGCAGTGCAGAACTCTGTTTTGCCAAACCTATCTCTACCATACTGTTAGTGGGAAGCAGCATAGCCACTTGATTTCTCCAGAAGCTATATCATTGACTTGAACTGTTACTGTTTCGGTAGGCTAAGGAGTCTTGGGAAATGAACACAGATGAGAAGCTGGAACAAAGCTGCATTGTGAAGGAGAGAGGCACTCAGTACTTCAAGGTAAACTGCAGTCTCCAAGTAATAATAGCATTTCTTAGTCCATGTCATGAGCTAATAATGATGATTACAGCTTCTGTCATTTCAGAGTAGTGTTCATGCTATTCTCTGTGATGTTTTACAGGGAGAACGGGAGGGAAAggtgtcttaaaaataaaagtaaaaaatgtaaaaaagccTCAGAGCTGCAATATCTAAAGAACTAACTCTGCAGGGAGTTAGTTCTCTCTGACAGAGCTCTGTGCTGCACCTAGAGATAACTTCATGGCATACATTGAATAGTAGCAAACTTACAGTATTTAAGTTCCTGCTGTGGCATAGTGCTGTGAATGAACAACATTCATTTAGGTATAGGTGTGTGGCAAAGCTGTTTCAAACTATTTGAGCAGCTAAAGGCAGGCTTTCCCATTATCTTCATGACACAGCAATAGTGCTGTTTTGAAAACGCCCCATGTTCCTTCTTTTGAGTATAAGGTGGGAGTTGAGAGTGAAGTATCAATGCTGGCCTATACCCTTAGCTTTAGTGGGGGAATCAGTAGGTATTCCTAAAGATTTTCTGATCCTGTGCAGGAATGGCTTTCAGAAGTAGTATATTTTTGATGATAGAAGTTATTTTCTGAttactctgaattatttttttcagatctatTGCTCAAGGTAAGCAGGAGGGGCAAGAGGGAGGCAAAAGTTACTGTGGTGAGCTATGTGATAATTGAATTGCCTTGTTTACAGGAGGGGAAATACAAACGGGCAGCATTACAGTATAAGAAGATTGTTTCATGGCTGGAGCACGAATCGGGACTCTCTGATGAGGAGGATACAAAAGCCAAAAGCTTGAGGCTTGCTGCCCACCTTAATCTAGCTATGTGCCATCTCAAGCTGAAGGAGTACTCCCAGGCTTTGGAGAACTGCAACAAGGTAATAAGAGTTTGTTTATTCTTAAGCTGCACAAGCAGTCTGACAGTTTATCTCTTGCTTTAACAAACTGAGGGATACCAGGCTATGTGGTGTTTGGCCTTTCTTATCAACTGGCAGAAGAGGTTATTTTCATAATTATTGTCCTTTGAATATCTTTTACTAACCGTCTGCTACATTGAGAGTATTCAAGTGTTTAGAAATTAGAAACACTGAGATGTGGTGAAGGTAGTCGTGTTGGCAAAGGTCCTTCAAAGAGCTGGAATAGAGGCAGGACTAAATGTTAGTCTTGTTGGTTCTCTGTCAAATAGCCTGCTATATTCAGTCGTCTTTGTACTTACTTCTGCTGTATTAAACTCACCTTCATTAGTAAGCCCTGACAGGACTCATAAATCTACATCAGAAGGTAGAGTTTCTAGCGTTCTTTGGTATTCTGACTGCATAttgtatttaagaaagaaaaattatttttgaatgtgGCTTTGTTTCGATTTTTTAATGCAGGCACTTGAACTGGATAGCAACAATGAAAAAGGTCTGTTCCGGCGCGGAGAAGCGCACTTGGCTGTCAATGACTTTGAGTTGGCCCGGGGAGATTTTCAGAAAGTGATACAAATTTATCCAAGTAACAAAGCTGCCAAAGTGCAACTGGTAACTTGTCAGCAAAAAATACGGGAGCagcatgagaaagagaaaaagatgtatGCCAACATGTTCCAAAGGCTTGCAGACAAAGACTTAAAGGTAAGTAATGCTACTCCAGAAGAATACAAGAGGTCATATCACATATTAGACAAGGAGTACTGTTTTAAGTATTCAGCTTACTTTTTAGTACAGATGAATATAGTGGAAGAACATTCAACTAGCTTCCTCTGGGGTAAAATAACTGGAAATAACCACCAGTCAAAATCATTAGGCCATCTTGTTTGAACAAGGCAACTAGCAGTACCAAGCATGACACAGAATGCTTTTACTTATTTCAACTGATTTTACCACGGACCAATGTTAATCAGAAGGGAACTGAAGTGATGAGAGGCAAACGTGGTGATGTTCAAGAACTGAATAAAGTGCTTATTCTCCTTGAActgatcttttaaaaacagtctGTTCTGGTGCTTGTGTGGCCCATCTACTGAGACCTTATGTCTATTGCACAGACGGTGCT includes:
- the FKBP4 gene encoding peptidyl-prolyl cis-trans isomerase FKBP4 — protein: MTAEEMKADGAPLEGVDITPKRDEGVLKVVKREGSGTESPMIGDKVTVHYTGWLLDGTKFDSSLDRRDKFSFDLGKGEVIKAWDIAVATMKVGEICRITCKPEYAYGSAGSPPKIPPNATLVFEIELFEFKGEDLTDDEDGGIIRRIRKKGEGYSKPNEGALVEIQFEGRYGDRVFDRRELRFEIGEGDNYDLPHGLEKAIQKMEKLEESVFYLKPNYGFGSAGKEKFQIPPDAELQYEVKLKSFEKAKESWEMNTDEKLEQSCIVKERGTQYFKEGKYKRAALQYKKIVSWLEHESGLSDEEDTKAKSLRLAAHLNLAMCHLKLKEYSQALENCNKALELDSNNEKGLFRRGEAHLAVNDFELARGDFQKVIQIYPSNKAAKVQLVTCQQKIREQHEKEKKMYANMFQRLADKDLKSAAALQTSHNEDEEMKDEQNGVGDKSEVDTEA